In Bacillus cereus ATCC 14579, a single window of DNA contains:
- a CDS encoding OsmC family protein, protein MKLTIKHDDIEADLSYGQLAIGKENGYSPLQLLISSIAGCSAIVFRTILEKKRITYDTFTIETEIGRSEALSKPVESVHLHYKIKAENITEEQLDKALQLAVKNCTIVQSVKDSIKVTETIELIK, encoded by the coding sequence ATGAAACTAACAATCAAACACGATGATATAGAAGCAGATTTATCGTATGGTCAATTAGCGATTGGAAAAGAAAACGGGTATTCACCGTTACAATTACTCATTTCTTCTATCGCAGGATGTAGTGCAATTGTCTTTCGAACAATTTTAGAAAAGAAACGTATTACATATGATACGTTTACAATCGAAACTGAAATTGGTAGAAGTGAAGCTTTATCGAAGCCAGTTGAAAGTGTTCATTTGCACTATAAAATTAAAGCAGAAAACATTACAGAAGAGCAGCTGGACAAGGCGCTGCAACTTGCAGTGAAAAATTGTACGATTGTTCAATCTGTAAAAGATAGTATAAAGGTTACGGAAACAATTGAACTAATAAAATGA
- a CDS encoding amino acid permease, giving the protein MQQPTNEKLHRTMKSRHLFMIALGGVIGTGFFLGSGYTINQAGPGGAILSYLVGGFIMYLTMLCLGELTVAMPVSGSFQKYATKFIGPGTGFMIGWLYWLGWAVTVGLELTSIGLMMKRWFPNVDVWVWCLVFGVILYASNAISAKSYAELEFWFSSIKVITILAFVVLGGSALLGFISYDGKEAAPLFSNFVSNGGLFPNGLAAVLLTMITVNFSFQGTELIGIAAGESENPEKTIPRAIRNTVWRIMLFFILTMTILVGLISWKEAGVIESPFVVVFDKIGIPYAADIMNFVIITALLSVANSGLYAATRILWSLANEGMAPTSFQKVNKRGIPITALVVTIAVAGLSLFTSFLAEDTVYMYLLSIAGLSAVSSWIIIALSQLRFRSQYIKGGGKLEDLKYRTPLYPIVPILALITNSIVVISLAFIPEQRMALYCGIPFIIFCYIYYYISKKRQKPMKVEMEKTNETNNQTR; this is encoded by the coding sequence ATGCAGCAACCAACGAATGAGAAATTACATCGTACGATGAAGAGTAGACATTTATTTATGATCGCACTTGGTGGTGTAATCGGAACTGGTTTCTTCTTAGGTTCAGGTTACACCATTAATCAGGCTGGACCAGGGGGAGCCATCCTTTCATATTTAGTAGGCGGATTTATTATGTATTTAACAATGCTTTGTCTTGGAGAGTTAACGGTAGCGATGCCGGTTTCAGGATCTTTCCAAAAGTATGCGACGAAGTTTATTGGACCAGGAACGGGCTTTATGATTGGCTGGTTATACTGGCTCGGCTGGGCAGTAACAGTGGGTCTAGAATTAACGTCAATCGGTTTAATGATGAAAAGATGGTTTCCAAATGTTGATGTTTGGGTATGGTGCCTTGTATTCGGCGTTATTTTATATGCTTCAAACGCAATTTCGGCGAAAAGTTATGCTGAATTAGAATTTTGGTTCTCTAGTATTAAAGTAATTACAATTCTTGCATTTGTTGTGCTTGGTGGTAGTGCATTATTAGGATTTATATCATATGACGGAAAAGAAGCAGCACCTCTTTTCTCTAACTTTGTAAGCAATGGTGGACTTTTCCCGAATGGACTAGCTGCCGTATTACTTACAATGATTACAGTTAACTTCTCGTTCCAAGGAACAGAGTTAATCGGAATTGCAGCGGGAGAAAGTGAAAATCCAGAAAAAACAATTCCACGTGCGATTCGTAATACAGTATGGCGCATTATGTTATTCTTCATTTTAACAATGACGATTTTAGTAGGATTAATTTCTTGGAAAGAAGCAGGCGTAATTGAAAGTCCATTCGTAGTCGTATTTGATAAAATTGGTATTCCATACGCAGCTGATATTATGAACTTCGTTATTATTACTGCGTTATTATCTGTAGCGAACTCTGGATTATATGCAGCGACGCGTATACTATGGTCACTTGCAAATGAGGGAATGGCACCAACTTCCTTCCAGAAAGTAAATAAGCGTGGTATTCCAATTACAGCGCTAGTCGTAACGATTGCGGTAGCTGGATTATCTCTATTCACAAGTTTCCTTGCAGAAGATACAGTATACATGTATTTATTATCGATAGCTGGTTTATCGGCTGTTTCAAGTTGGATCATTATTGCTCTATCGCAACTTCGCTTTAGAAGTCAGTATATAAAAGGCGGAGGAAAGTTAGAGGACTTAAAGTATAGAACACCACTATACCCAATTGTCCCGATTTTAGCCTTAATTACAAATAGCATTGTTGTTATTAGTTTAGCGTTTATTCCTGAACAAAGAATGGCGTTATACTGTGGTATTCCATTTATCATTTTCTGCTATATATATTATTATATTAGTAAGAAACGGCAGAAACCGATGAAAGTGGAGATGGAAAAAACAAATGAAACTAACAATCAAACACGATGA